The Rosa chinensis cultivar Old Blush chromosome 7, RchiOBHm-V2, whole genome shotgun sequence DNA segment ACtatttgttttaatttcgatgttttcttgttgtcaatgtAATGGGGAGACGCCCCTACACGTATACTGGTGGTTTTGGTATATGGTGTCGGAAAGGGATTGTTTCTTCTTGAGGTTGGCTATAAGGATGTGTCGGAACTCCTAGAAATGATTGATGGTTAGAGTTTGGCCCCTATCGACTCATGGTTTCTTTAACTGTTGGTTCTACATTTGGGGTATGAGTAGGTCCTCTTCTCTAGAGGAGTAATTGGGATTTTACAGAGTCATCCCCGTTACTATAATTTCTTGGATTAATGAATTTCttctattctaaaaaaaaaaaaaagagtaaagatCTCAAATCTGTTTGGGAAGCCATGGAAGAGTGCAAGAAACTCGGCCTTGCTAGAGGTATTGGAGTTAGTAACTTCACATGCAGTATGCTCGAGGAGCTTCTTTCCTTCGCCGAAATCCCTCCGGCCGTCAACCAAGTCCGATTACTCGACGATTCATTTTAATTAGCTCACTAAGTCATTTATCCTAATTCAGTTAATTAACTCAAAGTTATTGAAATATGTATAGGTTGGAGATGAACCCAGCTTGGCAGCTGAAGAAATTGAGGGACTTCTGCAAGGCAAAGGGTGTTCATGTCACGGCTTACTCTCCGCTCGGAGCAGCTAGGGCTAAATGGGGTGACAATAGGGTTTTGGGGTCAGATGTGATCGAAGAGATTGCCCTAGCCAGAGGAAAAACAACTGCTCAGGTATGTCGACGGTACAAAATTTACGAGTTTGGGAAATGCAATTTTAAGGATTGAAGTATAAAATTTGAAACTAATGTTGATCAATTAATGGTTGATGGTTGCAGATATCATTGAGATGGGTGTATGAACAAGGTGTGAGCATAGTAACAAAAAGCTACAACAAGGAAAGAATGAGGCAGAACCTTGACATCTTCGACTTCTGCTTGACCGAGGAGGAATTGGAGAAGATGAGTCATCTTCCACAACGGAAAGGGGTTACCTTTGCCTCACTTCTAGGACCCCATGATATCGTTCTGGAAATTGACGCAGAATTATGAGCCAGACTTAGTCACTTATTATTAGAAGTTTTCGGAACTTTACCCCTAGCTTATATTTGCCGATGCGAAAGTGAAGGCAGACTAAACCGTTGCTAGATCCCACAATACGTGTAGACCTCTCAAAACAATCATGCTGGACAGTATATTCAGTTCTGATCTTGTTGCAATGATGATGAATGAATTTCCTGTACATGTAATTTGCCCGAGTAATACATGCAAGGTTTAGTTTTTcagtaaaataataaaaaaataaaaaaataaattaaattaaagctCGGATGAATATCTTAGACTTCGGGGACAACATTCAACTTGAGAATAAataagtagttttgtatttaatattatagaaaattgcacacaagtgatcttttgaaactttaattagtcataaggccaccttatattttttgtcttcataaggccacctaatgcttcaattttttccccgtttgaccaatttacccttccACCTTATTGAAACGAGCTGAAATAACAGCCTCTGCtccacacacactctctctctctctctcgcgttGCAGATCCCTTCACAAACCCACACGACGtcgttgcctctctctctccccttcacCGTTGCAGACCTCAGACCTCACAAGCTCGCCGACAAAACACCTGATCGTCGACGTTCGATCACAGATCAAGTCTTGATCTCTGCCTCCGATTCCGAAGACCACCGGCAcgacgctctctctctctttccttgaTCACAGATCACCTCGTGATCTCCGCCTCTGATTCCGGCGACCACCGGCACGGCGCCCTCCTTAATCTCGCTCGCTCTCTCAGCAAACCCTAACTCCCTCTGCTAGGCTTCGTCGTCTCCGCGATGATGAAGTTTTCGCAGACTACTGCGAACCAGATTCGATCAGCTCCTCCTACAAAGCCTCAACGATGCCAACTCGGACTCTATTCACCTAGAACTGACTCAGGTAGTACCTCTCTCCTTCTCGCATTTTCTTCAATTCCGACTTTGTTTGCTTCTGATTCTCATTTCGGAGCCCTAGAATCCTCTGTTTTGGTTTCGGAGTATTCGGAATTTGGACGGAACTTCATTTTTGTTCGGTTTCGATTTTGGACGTTTAGTGAGACTATTAGAACTCAAAACGGGGTTTTGTTTGTCGTTTTGGCTTGCTCAGTGAGCTTCTGAATTTCTTTCTCAGTGTAGATTCGAATGCCGTCAACGTTGCCTTGCTTTCTCACTGTCGTTTTGGATTGCGCAGTGAGCTTCTGAATCATTCACGTTTTtcatttgatttgaatttgaatttgaatttgcagGTGCAAATTATTTTAAAAATCTCGATTTTGATTGTTGAATTTTCACGCAGGGTCTGTTTGGATGATGGCGATGAGTCTTTGATGGTGAGATTAGGCGTAAGGAAGAGCGAGAGTACTAATTCCAGAGATCAAAGCTTTGTTACACGTTCAAAACCTGGAATTATGTATTGTTACAGTTTTTGGATTAGGTAGAAACTCATTTGTTGATATTTGTCAATTTGATagctttggtttgattttggtaattcCTATGGATTTTACGGCTTACTCTAGTAAATGATGCTCATGGATACAAGTTATGTTGATCGATTATGATATGTGCAATACATGCAAGATTGAGCATTGTGCATTGTAAATTTGTAGTTGTTTTAATGTttcatagtagtttttgtgTAGGTTGGTAATAGTTTTCTcagttggtgatagtagctttgttAGTCTTTGGTAAGAGTAACTTTTGGTCTTGATGATTGTAGTTTTTTGTgatggtgatagtagtttttaacgttggtgagagtagcttttgtcgGTGGTAAAAGTAGTTTTTTACagtggtgatagtagttttctgcgttggtgagagtaacttttgttgatggtgagagtagtttttgatacAAGAGTAACTCTctaatgttagtgagagtagctcgttggtgttagtgacagtaacttttgttgttggtgagagcaGCTTTTGATGTTGGTGAAAGCAGCTTTTGCTggtggtgagagtagttttctagtgttggtgagagtagcatttgttgctaatgagagtagcttttggtattggtgacagtagcttttgttggtggggatagtagCTTTTCGTTTTGGGGAGCATAGGTTATTTGGTAAGCATCAGCTTTTATtggtggtgatagtagcttttgttatctcaTTGGAGGTTGCTGGAAATCTTactagagtagcttttgttgctagtgatagtagcttttgtgacattACCGGAAATTTTatcatagtagcttttgttgctagctacagtagcttttgatgtcagtgacagtagcttttgtggtcgtcggagttggccggagacccgcTGGAGTTCACCGGAGgcctcgccggagaggagagagagagagaataaatgttgattttgtactctagtggcagttatgtaaatatattagtttttaatatccaaaatagaacatcttttttaatctaatggccttatgaagaaaaaaactagttggtggccttatggctaaaaaaacattctaagatgcacttatatgtaattaacccttaaTATTAAGGTACTTTTAAATGTACCAAGCAAATATCTATCATCTAGCAAATTTTTTACACCCAGTAATTACACCTAGcaaatttttcaataattcccttACTTTTAATTACCAGCAAAACTCACACCCAAAACCCACACCTAGTCCCAAACTTTATCTCTTAGAGTTCGTCGTCATTGCTACCTCCTTCGCTCTTCCTATTAGTTTGGTGGCTAACTACCGAAGCCTTTAATAAGTCTTTGGGGCAGTGTCGACACAAGCAGTCATCGCTGCTTCCGCTTCACAAAAGGTTACCTACCCATATATACCATCATATGAATAAACACCATTAAATTAGCTACTAGTACTCTAGTACAAATTAATCAAGAATTAATatcataattaattaaatataatcATGTATATGTTCATCAAGATCTGGCAGAAAACAATTAGGAAGCCATGTATGtaaaatttacaaaagaaaaaaaatgtatatggatGTGATAACAAgatcaaaacaaaagaattgaagaagagATGGATGAACGGAAGAGAAGGATAAGATGtatatatgcataaatacgCCCTTGGATCTGCCGGTGGCCTTGTTAGTGATGACAACAGCCTCGAAGATGTCAGCAAACTACTTAAGATTCATAGTCTCCTTCTGGGTCTCCTAAGCCAGTTCAACAAATTGCACTCACAACTTTGCTAGAGAGATGAGACAATTATAATGAAaagtgaaatttgggtttgaagTTTTTCTAGAATAAACAACGTAACAACTTGAACACAGTGAACTACTGGGTACAAATAGAATAAAGAGTTTCATAttttatgatttcttttgttattatcTTAAGTTACGATAACTTTTAATGTCATTTCGTAAAAGGATACAACTGTCTTTTCATATTAAATTGATTTGCTGGGTCTAAATAGATATTTTtcgggtacatttagaaagacccttaaTATTGTAACTCACTAATTAGAGCCTAAATAATAGGTTAAAAAATTGGAGCCTTAGGATGACATTAAGGGCTAAGATGATATCATGTAATATGAAGCATCAATATATACATCAGGTGCACTATAAAATTTTATGAAAAATCATTCAAGGTCACTCGGCCATGCAATAAAATGTCACAAATGAAAACCCGCGCGACATCCATGCATGGTCAATGTCACCCAATATAAATTGTTCACATGTTTAAGCGTTTAGCTTGAGTCTTGTCACACATAATAGGGCATATGATTCTTCATCACAATTACGGtttgtggtgacccgagagaggggtcccacagcgccgcgaccccaagccaatgagaaaccgacatgtcacgaatgacatcccgataactcatcaacccgaaatcgcaaggccttttgggtttagaCTGTTGGTTCACAAAACACTTTTTTGgacaaatcattctagcaaccaaataacatattttcaaaagcggaatttaaagtgggctaaaggatttgggcttacaataggagcccaatttggaaaacaaCAATTCACTAAGTAAATACAActatgagagacgcgcccctGGGTTATGGGTCTCccgaaattttgtaaataagcgaatataaaataaataaataaaaagtaaataaataagttacttcaaaatccgataagGGACCAAAACCCTCTTTTAATAACGTCAAAGAGAAATGCGTCAAGCCGAGCCATGTGCCTTCTCTGTACACTCCTcgaccacatgctcgaaacctgcacactgttgtaggggtgagttttcgtcctcgcatgcccagtaggggccgacccaaccatgctaggtttgaaagataatatacttgaaaatatctactacataatattgtgcacgtttatagaaattactttaaaaagaggcaaccacaaacatttgttttcttttataaaacatatgcagcatgcttcacacaacttggagctccgagatacttacctgacagctaaaataaaacaaatcggtgaccgacctggttcttcatccttcgagaactagccaactactctgtagttcttgtgactacaagtagcgaaagtgtccattttctggccctgagtctcctatgactggttcactgcctgtactcactcttcctcgacaaacataggagcacagccccctccggagctTCACGGTTATTGACACCGTGGAATCCCTAGGAATCTATGCTtgtaggtcccattcactttcaggtcacaagtacacacatacaaagggtacagtatctcaacatgcaagtctagcctcggttttcacaATAAGCAATTATTAGTCATGGAAACACagatatcacgaggcatcgactaatgaacaaccaaaaacgtccTTGTAGGCAACACATttttatactagagcattccacatatagaaaagcctctaacaaggaagggacaactcaccctacctggatatggagtgcttGTCCACAATCAGATTCGTTCTCGACTTTCGATACTTCATCCAATTCCAAAGGCACACGCACAAgccctttataataaaattaaccAATGAGTAACTTGATGTTATTATAACTCAACTAACCGAGCAACCAaaacatttatttaattttcctTAAAGTCCATCGGATTATCCTTTTATAAATAAAATCTTTACCCATTCCCAAACAATCCAAATGGCatagcatttgaatcatttcGGATATGGTAATCAAACTTAACACTTGTGTCTATTAAACATAGCTCGGCTCAACTCATTTGACCTCTCCTTGTTTAGTATTCATTcgacaagaaaaacaaaggatAATTTACCATTCCCGAATGACTTTGCTTATTATGTTCATTCCGGAATATGGTAACTAAGAAAGTACTTTAACTGTTACTATTTCATTAACTTTAATGGAAAATCCTTCTTTTAACTTAATGGCATAAAGTCCCCTATTGATACCCATTTCTGCCTCGATATGTCAGTAtccatatctttttttttttcttttttttttcatatcaacactTCTTTGAAAGAGCCCACCGAGTTAACCATTTCTACACTTCCAAAATTTACAACAGATTCActtctttaattaaacaaaactaATCCTCTAATTGCTATAAGCTCATTTACACTCGTTCATTCAGGCCAAGTTTCCGACATAACTGATATTGCACAGAACCAAGTTTCATTTCGCGTATTCAATAAAACCACATCTTCAATTTACATAATCAGACCAAGGCAATACATATCTAAGATACCCAGACCCTTACCACAACTTCTTTTCCAAATAGAAACCAATTCCTTGTAGCTGCATCTCATCACCTTTAACCTTTCGGATCCTAGCAGGTAAAACACAATCAATAATCAAACCATCACCAATCTTTGTATCCAAATCAGAAACTGCAGAAGGTCCCTACCGTATCTGAATTCGATCAAAGCTATCCCAATAGCTCAccttctccaaaaacttcataTCGCAGATTCATAAACCTCACACAGTCCAATCAATAGAATTAGGGATTTCATTCCACTTAAACCAGAAACTCCAATCAAAAGGGGAAACACGAACGTTACCTAATAAAGGATATCTGAAGCTCCAGCAGCCATGAGCGGCAGAGCTAGGGGTTTCTCACGCGCCAACTGTGGCGCATGCGACGCGAAGTGGCTCTGTTCAGAGTTAGAGGTCGGGGCTATAGGGTTTTAGCGACTGACGCAACGCTGATCCTATTTTTGGAGGTGGTGTCGCTCAGGCGAGGTCGGAGAACGGTGAATCGATCTCAACAGAAGGAGAGATTCCGGCGGCGCTCGTGCAGCCTTGTCCGGCTTCGGTGGATGGctagatttctgggttttcctcCTCCATGTCTACTAGGCCAAGAAATAGCGGCGGTGTGGCGAGATTATGGTTTGGAATTCAAGGAGAGATTATCTACATTGGTTTCGTAGCTTCGGGAATCGAGTGCGAAGGTTGGGGTTGATGCATGGCGGTGATTCCAGGTGGGTTTTGGTCGGGTTTAGGTGCGGCGTCGACTGGTGGAAGCGGTGTGATGAGATGGTGGCTAGAGCTGGGGTCTCCGGTGGtggcagagggaagaagaagagagtgagcaagagaggtcgggggagagagagatgcgCGGCTGAGAGGGGAAGGGGGAGTTTTgaggttttagggtttctatTCCTATTTATAATCATGTGTGAGAAATGTCGATTTTGCCATTTCGACGAGTTACAAAACTCCAATAGCTAattgctttcggttttgggcacgtaacattttcttttattcgtttttTGTCGACAACACCCTTTTTAAATTCTCGACTTTACAAGTCTAAAACTCGATTTcgtaaaaacccaaaatttaaGACTTTGCTACAACTCAATTTATCATCTTCGAAACTTCAACAAATAGTTGCCTCACTAAACTTCTGTAACCTTCTAGGCTCAAATGAGAGAACctcggcccaaacttaaatcgtaaggcccaataggtggtctcgacaTCCAAAACAATTTCCAAAGTCATTTCCtccacttaaatcaccttgcggaAAAATCTTGTTGGCAAGAAATTACTTTCGGAAATTGACTAAAATTTTCAAGGACTCACatggttttaatttttttggtttcaaACCATAATAACttgataaattaatttttatatcgATATATAGGGCTATCAAATCGTTTATTTTACCAGATTGATAAAATAACAACATATCTTCTCGGAGGTGAAGACTTGAAATTCTCGAGGTGAACTCACCTAACTCACCAAAGGTGCCTTGTATATATGACTtattgttgaaggaatatcgatttagtgtgccttatcaaactaggagtagcaataggagagaaggttctagatttcccaatcctacacggattggtattccttgtaacattagaactagcactttgtaatccctatatatagggctcctattctcaataataagaacacatctctctcatcaatctctctcaaatacattatacttaaacacgttatcagcacgactctaaccacaaaacagaaaaacaaaactcattcacaaagcagcccctagcccgagctagccgagccttcgctgcagcccgcgcgcccgtgcgcttgcaaccttgcacagcagcccctgctgccccctccctgcagccctgcgttcctgCCTGCTGCCATCGAAGCAtcactgctgcgcaaacaagccaacgcacacccactgcatctttttcccgttcctgtgcacatcggtcttcttgcaagcctcgaaacgactagttcggaagctcagatcgaaaaactttattcatcaaagttgttcgtctctgtctcttccatctaacctccgaatttcagccttatcggcgttatattgagatctgtacaccaatcgaagtacaagctgctcagaacagaatctgctccgaattttcaacaagtaagtattcaaaagagtaagttttgaagttcctatattgcgaaatttaaatatttcttcttttctcggggacttgaaaacctcctttcttctacatcccacatggtttttgttacctggcaaggtttttaacgaggcaacggatgaagcgtcaccaccaagtttgaagcggcacaagggggagtgttgaaggaatatcgatttagtgtgccttatcaaactaggagtagcaataggagagaaagttctagatttcccaatcctacacggattggtattccttgtaacattagaactagcactttgtaatccctatatatagggctcctattctcaataataagaacacatctctctcatcaatctctctcaaatacattatacttaaacacttATTTGAATATAAGTTCAAAAATCAAATTGAATTCCTATGACAtttcttttttataattttttaatcaTGCTAAAAGCCTAAACTATACAAGTAATTAACCTAATTGCATCACCTAAACTATACAAGTGCCTTattgtccaaaaaaaatattgatataaaaaatattttaaaagttTGCATCGCCCTTAGATGGGACGCTTGGATATGTATAAAGTGTATAATGATCCTACTTACATTTCTACAAACTAGATCACATAAAGACTAGCAGTACCAAAACCAAAAAGGTAGCCAGTACTGTAGAAGATGATATTGAAACTGGATATGAATTATAGAAAGCAGAGTTGGGTAGATAAGGGTATAGATCAG contains these protein-coding regions:
- the LOC112180478 gene encoding D-galacturonate reductase, with translation MNFFYSKKKKKSKDLKSVWEAMEECKKLGLARGIGVSNFTCSMLEELLSFAEIPPAVNQLEMNPAWQLKKLRDFCKAKGVHVTAYSPLGAARAKWGDNRVLGSDVIEEIALARGKTTAQISLRWVYEQGVSIVTKSYNKERMRQNLDIFDFCLTEEELEKMSHLPQRKGVTFASLLGPHDIVLEIDAEL